The proteins below come from a single Larimichthys crocea isolate SSNF chromosome II, L_crocea_2.0, whole genome shotgun sequence genomic window:
- the LOC104937613 gene encoding poly(U)-specific endoribonuclease-C, with protein MARSQDANQELAQVLNEIWHLDTNRLRPGTDYVISLQGRAGYVAKGSNYARDKARAPLFTYVNEEKLKSIETYAHFINLLDNYEMSTGVSETVTSEEHQENRIFINALMETDVMKCAHKYLVRKGQSPSDPSQFKRQLYDIWFRLYHRDRSGGEDSCGFEHVFVGETKHGQEIMGLHNWVQFYLQEKHDHIDYKGYKARDNKDTPDEDDHVLNLQFSWKGLVKPIGGSFIGVSPEFEVALFTIIFLMSNEKMTSVVVKVDEYVLELVVYRHGRSIGTSYPKLLSSNNRDL; from the exons tCAAGACGCCAACCAGGAGCTCGCTCAAGTGCTAAACGAAATATGGCACCTTGATACCAACCGTCTCAGGCCGGGGACTGATTACGTCATCTCCCTCCAG GGGAGAGCAGGTTATGTGGCTAAGGGCAGTAACTATGCCAGAGACAAGGCCAGAGCTCCACTCTTCACGTACGTCAACGAGGAGAAACTCAAGAGTATCGAGACATATGCAC attTCATCAACTTGCTGGACAACTATGAGATGTCCACGGGCGTATCAGAGACGGTGACGTCAGAGGAGCATCAAGAGAACCGAATCTTTATCAATGCCCTGATGGAGACGGATGTCATGAAG tgtgctcACAAGTATCTGGTCAGGAAGGGCCAGTCGCCATCAGACCCCTCACAGTTCAAGAGACAGCTGTATGACATCTGGTTTCGCCTCTACCACAGGGACAGGAGTGGAGG TGAGGATTCCTGCGGATTTGAACATGTGTTTGTGGGAGAAACCAAGCACGGCCAGGAGATCATGGGTCTTCACAACTGGGTCCAGTTCTacctgcaggaaaaacacgACCACATTGACTACAAAGGCTACAAAGCAAGAGACAATAAAGACACA CCCGATGAAGACGACCACGTCCTGAACCTGCAGTTCAGCTGGAAAGGCCTGGTGAAGCCTATTGGCGGCTCCTTCATTGGCGTCAGTCCAGAGTTTGAGGTAGCTCTCTTCACCATCATCTTCCTCATGTCGAACGAGAAGATGACGTCTGTGGTGGTGAAAGTGGATGAGTACGTGCTGGAGCTGGTCGTCTATCGGCACGGGCGATCCATCGGCACGTCCTACCCTAAACTgctcagcagcaacaacagggATTTGTAA